Below is a genomic region from Castanea sativa cultivar Marrone di Chiusa Pesio chromosome 2, ASM4071231v1.
agtattaaacaaaaccttgatAATacctggctccttggaccacatatcttgggtaaattaatactcctTAATATGTAcctaagtattaaatagaaccttggtcatgcctggctcctcagaccacataccttaggtaaattaatactacTCAGTATGTacctaagtattaaacagaatattggtcatgcctggctcgtaggaccacatatcttgggtaaATCAATACTCTTCATTATTTGtgtaagtgttaaacagaatttTGGTTATGCCTGGTTCCTCAAACCACATGTCTTGGgtaaattagcaggttatggttggctcctcggaccacatgccttgggtaaattaacatttctttgGTTATCTGAATActaaacagaacctcggtcaTATTTGGTTCCTCGAatcacatgccttgggtaaattagtaGCCAACCTAGCTATGGTGGATAACCAAGACTCTCATTATAATAACTTAATTGAAAGGACGCCcctgagcatcacttaaagcatttgcaagtatatcCATGATATGTTCGTGAGTAGATTGATACCTACAACTACTTAGATCTATTATTAAGTGGAAGGTTATGTGGAACCTTGAATAGATAGATGCTCCACCATTATTTGAAGTTAAAAAGAGAATCTAGCAGTATACATGGTCCTTTGAGTTACTTATTTCAGATACTTAAGGTATGTCTTGAAGTTAAATTACACTTTGTTGGACATTATGGGTTGAGAAAGGTTAGCCCAATGTATTGCCATTTGCATGAAATGTAATAGCCAGACTACCACTTGCATAAGTAATTGTTAAATTTAAGAatgtaaatatattttgaattaGATTATGCTTATGTTAGTTAAGTATTGAATGGAAGAGACATTATAGTTAACTTTGCACTAACACAGtgaaatataaaagaatttaatattttccATTAAAGTTAAGCCTTGAAAAAGGTAAGGCAAGTACATTTTCAGGAAGATAAACAACAAACTAAATAGAATGAAAaatacactttaaaaaaaatcctatcaaATCCAGTTTAAGAGCTACTTAATCTTGATAGGGAGGTTGTCTTTCGCTGTGGCCTTAGTAGATTTGGCAAGTGCTACTGTTGAAGACGTTGGACCTTTACCCTTAGAATCCTCCTTAGCAGGAATGGGGAGAGTTGCCAGAACAATTTCTCGGCTTTGGGGGACTACTTTCTCCTTGGAGGAATCCTTAATTGCAGTTAGAGGCTTTGTGGTTTCAGGGGTACTTGTTTggctatttctttctctttctcaactGCACCAGCTTGCTCTACCCGCTTTGGAGGACTGTTGGGAGAGGGAAGGTCCTTGGCAGCTATCTTTAGGCTGAGGTTTGGATCTTTGGGAGCAATGTCAACTTTGGAGCTTGAGGGGCCTGATGCTCGGATGGCTAGAGGGTAGTAGACATTCTCTGCTCTCCTTAGGACAGATAAGGCCTCCACTCCAGTTTGGTTAAGGGCGCACTTGAAGGTAGTAAGTCCTACAAACCCCAGAAACCTTAGCCCTAAGGGCCTCCTCAATCTCCACCACCCCAATGTCATACCCTTCCTACTCAGCCTTTTTTGCAGCTTTCTCTGCCTCCTCTAGCTTCTTCTTTAAGACCCTCATTTGCTCTTTTGTTGCAGTTAACTGGTCCTCAGTTTGACGGAGTTGTTTGCACTGACTTTCGCCTACCTCTCGGCCCTTTGTAGGGTAGTTTCAACGCTCTTCTTCTCCCTATTAGCCTCGGTCAATTTTGTATTCAAGTCCTGGATCCTCTTCTCAGCTAGGGTGAAGGCATCCACAGCTACTATGCACCTTGCCTCTTCATCCTTCATTTGCCTGTGAGAATTGGTAATCAATTCCTCGGCCATGTGCACAGCTTGaacagcctttaaaataaaaaataacaacaacaatgagATGATGAGAGAAAGTAATAGGAAtactaaaacaaaacaaaacaaaaaaatgaaaggaggGGGAGGAAAATACTTACCATTGCAAGGTCCCTCTTCAAGGTAAGAAACACCTTGTGTGTCTTCATGGACCTTAGGTCGGCCATGTTGTTGGGCAATAGCTGGGGCTGCTCCTCGGCATCTGCTATGTACCTGGCTTTTCCTTGTTGAAAGTCCCTGATAGAAGAATCTGAGGGAAGAGGAGATCCATTCAGCACTAGAGGTGGATTCCAAGCTAGAATCCTAGTGCGACGATCATGCCCCATCTCCGTGATAGATCCTTCGCTTGAGGACCTTGTCTGAATAGTCCTGGCCAGTTTGGCCCCTTTCTGGGGCTCTGTTTCTTTGAAAGGAATGACCCTTCCTTCCTTCACTACATCATTGCCCTTTGGATCCCGTTTTCTCTTTTTGTCTTCAGGATCAGGTTGGGAGGTGTAGGTAGAAGGAAGGGCAAGAGGTTTAGTCTGGGCAGCCACCTTAAGCACAGTGCCCCATATGTTGGACTCTAAGAGTTAGAAGAGGCTCGTCTTAGTTTTGCATTGAAGTACCATTGCGTCAGGTACACTTGGGGCTTCTTGGATGCAGGTTACTTGGGCTAGAGGGAGGTGGCTAAAGTCACCAATTGGAGTTTTTAGAGACTGAGGCTGGTTAAAGACCTCAAAGTCGTCCTTGGAGTCTGAGACTTCAACTATTTTTATCGCTTCCTTGAGATCTAGTTGGGAAGGGGTAGCTTCTTCCTTGGTAGTACGTTGGGAGGGCCAACTCCACTTGAAGTGCACCTTCTAGGGCAAGGCCAATAAGGAAGCCCGGTACTGCAATGTTAATTTGGTGTAAACGGGGATTTTTCGCCTTTATCACATACTTGGACGCCTGGAAACTAGATAAGATGGGATCGTAGCTGAGGATGAGGTGGGCCACCCCTAGCTATCCGTTAGTGTGGACAAAGATCTTTGACTGGAGTATTTTTGTCAAATCAGGCTCGTTGACAAGGTTGAGGTTCGGAATGGCAGAGTACTTATCTGCAAGttggccaaaaataaaaacacaattagAAAACAATACCAGTAAAACAAGAACAAATTTACaagcaaaaatagaagaagTAGGCACAAAAAATGTCAGTAAGAGAGGAGGTATTATTAAGTTACTAACCCTAGATCTAAGCACCCCACCTGGTGTCCCTTCTCATGTTGGGCAATAAAGTCCATCATGCCACTCTCCTGAAATGATTAAGAAATCTTTGTGCATACCTTTATTGGACTCAGGAAGAGACGATATAAGTTTGACCGCGTGGACTCTAGTTTTTAGGTAGTACCCTTGACCTGTTAGTTTGGGGAGATTGTAAACCTAGTTAACATCGTGGTGGGTAAGGTTCACATTCATCCTTTCATTGAGGGCATCTAAACTACCTAGAATCCTAAACATGTTAAGGGCGCACTAGGTGGGGGAAAGTTTATGGACTATGAGGTAGTCCCTAGTCATATTACCTATGGGGATTCCCATCCCTccctctatgaaggcaatcatagggattacCATTTCTCCCTCTTGCCTCAATGTGTGCCAATCCCCTTGGCGGTAGTACCTAAGGGAAACCTCGGGAGGAATACGGTAGCGAGCTTTGAAGCTCTCTATATCCTCAGGGTTGTCAACTAGATGAGAAAATCtaccaatttaaaaaatagttgaaGGTATTAGGAAGACGAGGTAAAGTTAGAAaggccgaggagaaaaaggttctaaatttaaagaaagagaggCTAAGGGTAACTtatggagaagaagaaaagctcCTTGGACTGGTTCTTGAGAGTTGGAGATGCAAAAAGTGgagcaatcaaaattttcaagcaaTTTATATGAATGGGAAAGGTAAGTGGGATAGTTTTCGCCCATATCCCCATAAAAATTTCCCACCGTGGGAATTCTATCACACCGTAGAACGTGGGGAACATGGCGCCGTAAGAAATAAATGCAAATGTGTCCGGGATGCCTAAGCGTTAGGAGCGTGCTTTAGGGTAGTTGAAAAGACTCCTACACAGGACAAGATGATGTAAGAACAGGGCAGAATAATTACTGGAATAACGAAATCCCTTTTTTTCCCGATGAGCAAAAGAGTGAAATTTCGAGGGGCTGTTGTAGAGGTAAATGGCCTAGAAAATGATATTGGGCCGTGAGCTGTGTCCGAGGACATTAAGTCGTCCGAGGACAGGTGGACATTAACCAGGACGTACAAATTAGTAAGTTATTGAAGAAGTCTGGTCGTAAAGGAGCAAGAATGAAGTCCAAGGAGAAATACCTCCTCGGTTGAGCAGAGTAAGGGTCAACGATCCGACCTTTCATCAAGGACGAGGTACCAAACGATCATGTTGGTAAGGATAAGCATCAGATGGGGATAAGACAAAGGAAagatgagaaatatctgagaggaaagctgctaccaccatatttaatgctctgtagctaactctctAGCCACATTAgtgtggaggtgatacctgaacaatAACCTCCAGCCTAACAGCTACCCACGAAGATTTTAGGAAGGTGATAGTGAGACAAGTATTAGAGCCAACAATCTAGTCTACACGTGAATGGTTGAGATGAAATGATAAAGGTGAATATAAAGAAGGAAATCTCCATTACAAATGGATCATTAGATAATCATAGAGGGAGAAAATCACTATATACTCAAGAACTGTAATTGTGCTTAAATttgagagaaatatataagaactatCATCCTCGGACTTTGCTGAGgaggattttctttgcattgaACTGCTTATTCTTACTTTCAAGTACCATTTAGCCTACTGTGATTACTGTCCAACACCTTGGAGTTTAGTTTctagcccactctctataaattcattgttttgggctctttgggccttagTCCTTTTCACCTTTGGGCTTACCAAGCAAAACGTGCCCGTACACTagtttatgtatattttattcatCAACTCAAGTgataagtgatttttttttctactcaatttaataataataataataataaaaaaattgtccaactcATGGGTTCAACCAGACTCATGGGTTGAACTCCTGTaatgggttggattgggttggatttttttaaccTACCATGGTAGGTTAGGTCAAAGAACTCTCTtaacctgacccaacccaatCCATACACACTCCTAGTGGCGGGTAGCAAATTGTATTGTAATGGTTTAAGTATCAATAAAACTTCTCTTTCATTGAGAACTAATTCTGCTAATGAAACTTATTGCTAAGTATTTTATAGGATTTTTCTTATGTaaagaatttataattttaacaaaactttcGTAGAGAAAAACCAAGATGAATTAAAAAAGTTCCTAAAGATTTGGTAATTACTAATTAGCACGTAATGAAGCTTCCGGCCAAAAAGATGGGCCTACATGGATATTATATCAAATCTTTTAccatttcaaaatcaaaagtcATTTTAGgctttttagcttcttcttctttttccctagGTGTGATTTAAACCTACAAATTCCAAGAAGACGGACATAAATTTTTGTTGCCGAATCAGATGCTAACTATAGAACTAActttaatatcattattttgcAACTTGTTTTTCTGAAAAGAGAGGATTCTTAATTACTAAAACTTAACAAACACTCTACAGATGACCATGAGATAGCCTGAATCCGAGACACCATTTGGCGTACAGTCTCTGACCCAACATTATTTTGCAACTTTTAGATTGCAAATAGTGCAGCACAAGTAAAATCACGCGGATTattattaacttaaaatttatttgagatccgcttattttttttaaattaaaaattttttgttgaaaatattgtaaataaaaataaaaataaaaattagttaaaatagtacagtgaaacccataaataatatCGAAAAGTACAGTAAGACtcattaataataacaaaaataagctaaataataaaataaattagcaaaaataatctttactAAACGGAGATTTATTATCACAAAATACCACAAAGGACTAGTGACTAGTGAGGTTCTTTGCAATAAAGATTGACAAtttcctcctcctccacctcctcctttttaatcttttttaatgaGCTTCTTCTTATCATTTTGGGGTCTTCTATTTTATCTaaatcaaaaaatttgttttaccTGTCCCAATGGCCCTTTTCTTTGAAAAAGAAGCCTGCCAAGACAAGCGAATGTATCAAGAATAACATGTACCGGCAACCAAATCTAGGTAATTTTGacttctaaaatacaaaaactaattAGGTTTAGTGGTATACAAGTGGAGCTTTAATGTTCGAACTCGAACTAAGCCTAAAACTAAGcctcaaaatttattttttttaaaacaaacaaacataaatgagttttttatttagTCAAGCACAAACTGTTTATAAACAATTTAGTTCATTTACAGTCCTAAGTTTGGGTTGATGCTAGGAACTACGAATGTTTTTCAAATTATCTAGTTTGCTCCCTAAACACAAACCTAACTTAACACCGTTTGAAAATTGCCCAGCTCCTCCTACTTTTTCATCTATGgctgttatttatttataattgattaCCCAAACACTCcattgtatttatatttgtCGTAATGCTATCATTGTGAAACACGCAAACAAGACAAGCTATTGGAAGGAAGCAGAACTTTCAAACGGTATTAAGTATTGTTGGTGCTTAAAAGATCAAATTAGATAATACCTATAATTAGGCCAAACCTTAGAGatggtttttgtattttatcctATTTAATTTAGGTGGAAATACTATTTTGGTACATTTTAGAGTTACTATCAATTTAGTTCATACATTTTGGTAACATTCAAATTGGTCaatgttattttcaacttgtaaCTAATTTGGTCTTTACTGTCAACTTACCAACAAAAAATGCTATTTGTGACGAGAGGTGctacgtctacaacatttttacaacaaatcataggtggttagttgttattggttcaaatttgaacctaacactaagattacttttttaccccaacaataacaaccaataacatcctgccatttaggatttgttgtaaaaatgttgtaaaaatgttgtggacatatcatttttcatttgtgacgacaaattgaaaataacataGACTAAATTGACAATAGACACTAAATTAACTTAACTTAGACAATATAGACCAAATTGactacaaattgaaaataataagtACCAAATTAATTGCTACCAAAATAAAAGATCCAAATTAATAAtgacattttttcaaaaaaaaaaaatgaccctAAAATATAGgaacaaaaatgatattttcGACTTTAATTTAATTTCGCGAAGAGAAACTTCCTTTTTCAACATCATTGATTTCTTGCACTCATGCACCCCTGAACTCGTGAATTAATGCCAGGGAAAGTCCTAGTATCAGAATGGACTTTGTTATCACCTTTTTTTAGATTTATGGGAAAGTTTGTCTGTCTCCAGCAAGCTCCTAGGATCCTTCCTTGTTTCTGTCTTTTATCTCGAATATATTCGATGCTTCTGTAAACACTTCTGGGTAACACTGTGCTGGACAGTAGGATAATTACATAAGTGCAAATCTGCAATGTATATTCAACTTTTTTTGGGGAGAACAGTGACATACTCGTCAAACTGaactgttttttgtttttgcgtGTGCGCGCCCTTTTGTTGGGATGTGCAAATGAGACCCATTTTCGTAGTGCTATTTACACTGGTGTGGAAATCCCAATTGAAACCCCTTTTCTAATCataataaattacatatttCTTGCAGTGACATATGGATCGAAATTTTGTACTAGTAATTAGTAAAATACTAGAGCAAAGAAAAAACAGCATAGATAGAAATAGCTATCATATTGCATGTCACTTGCCAGATAATTTTCTATGGCACCTAAATGTCATTTTTCCTCTTGTGGTGGACAGCAATTGTTGCTTCATTGATACCAAGTGCATGGCTTAGTTGGCCAATTGAGTCATAAAATCACTAATCCTTTTACAAAAAACAGCCTTAATGACAATGGAAAAGGTTGGATTCCTAGTCATCATGGGTATGTGCAACGGTTGAATGAGTCCTTCAAGTCATCACGGGCATGTTATTCAAACACACAGGTGGTCATGCTAGAAATGAAATTCACCTTGAGGTTTGCTTGTCTGTTGTCAATATTTTCAACCAGATTCTGACAGGAGCTATGAAAAACTTGCTTTCATGTCACCTTATTGAATCGATTTTCACGGAATTTgtcaataataagaaaaatgactTGTACAAAATTTGTTGGTTGTGACAACTGACAAACCTCAGCcttttattttacatactttCATACGAAATTGGACAATGAATAATGTCAAACATCATAAAGTTTGAAAAAGCCAAAAAACTTCCCTCAATCATTTTGCAGTAGTTACACACACATACGAAGAAATTTCAAACAATAGACGAAGTAGAAGGTAAGATTAAACATCTGTTTCCAGCACTAATTCAGTTGTGAGTCTTGGCTTTACTTCATGTCCTTGTTACCCCAGTTTTGTGAACATTGAAGCTTATGCCAATAGCTGCATCAGTCACTCCTACAGTACTTGGTGGCATTGGCTGcaactttttttgtttaacgTGTGCCAGTATGCACTTTGTCTGCTTCATAAGGTTGTAACATTTTTTCACGAATTCCTGTGCCAGAATTACAATTATTCTAACAATTTGTATGCTTATATTACTTCAAACATTAGGACTTAAAAAGTTCACTGTGTCTGGTCTTGCCAAAAAGAGAAACAGGACATCATTGACAATGCTGCTTCTCATGTAGCATATGGCATTGTTTGTGGATTCTACCACCAAGAAAAGCCTATTTTCATTTATTCGTTTGTCACTTCATTCAAAGTGATGAGTCTTGCAAGCCACACAAGAAATTTATTTGGCAAGGACTAACTAGCTTCTAAAAGTGGTTTACCAATAAGCCTATGCTTAGTCATATAGGCGGCATCATATTGATAGTTTGAATTTGCAAAGTGAGGCATACTTTTCTTACTCTTTTGTGAAAGTAGCCCAACTCTTGGTCATCCACATATTGATCTGTTGCACATAGGACGGCAGCTGCTGCTATTGAAGATGGTGGATAGTCCAAGAAATCGATCActgttaaaaaaatcatattaattagctataatatttatgtgtgtgtgtggttgaaagagagagagtttcaattcAGGAATTACCTTGACACGTGCTGATAATTAGATCCGAGGCACGCGAGAAAACTTGACTGCAATCTTTTAGTGGAGAACCAAGACATGAGAGCTTAGCAATGAAATAATGGACAAAGTCGAATGGTGTAGTCCTGCGCAATCTCCACTTAAGATTGGACATGACAAAGAGCTCCATTCGTTGAActgttttgggcttgaacagGAATCTCGGTTCCTTCACCTGCAGGTCTAATAGAAGTGGCACGCTTGTTTCTTCCATTTTTGCTGCCAGGGCCAGGCAAGCAACCGATAATAGCTGCAGGGGCCACCCTTTACCTTTCTGCAGAAAAGCATACAAGTtaacacaaaaccaaaacaatccTGCAATGTATTTGTATACTTTGTTTCTGTTTGAATGTTTGTCTAACATGACTGAGCCTAATGATAAGAATTACCGGCAATGTATGAGAGGAGAGAAAACAATCCAGATAGTTTACAGAAAGATATGCCGTTTCAGGCCTAAACTGGTAGTAAGCATGCACCTGTAGAATACAAATCATTGTTGAAGAAAATGATACAAGAACCAAATACCAAATATATATGTGATGCAGTATAAGTACCTTCAACATCCAATTGACCGCGTCTTTTCTAGCACTGATAATACTAGGATTTCCACGTAACCGATGTAGTAATTCAAGTTCAAGCATTTGATCCATCTCAGAATCGAAAACACTAATAATAGAGCTCTCCTCGTCCGACAGGAAATCCAGAGTTGCATGAAAATCTTGGTCACATGTTTCAGCATTTGAGGAAACCACATCATCAGATACTTCATTGCAATATAGATTAGGAGTAGAGTAGTCTGATGACATTGGCATTGTAGGCAGCTGGTAGTGAATTAGTAGAGACTCAGCATCACCATTTTGGTTCTCTCTTCGAAAGAACGGTTCAGAAATATATGCTAGTCCTATTAGGGAGGCTGAACCAAGTCTTTTTCGTGGATTTGCATATGGGAAAGCCATATGACATGGCAGAATAAAATTGGCCCCTACAAAATGAAGCTTCGTAGAGGAGCAGCCAAAGTTAAGTAGGGCCAGTTTCAGGCTTTTCAAGGTTTATTTTGTATCACTACATCCTTTTCTGCAATGCCCATTTACAATTCCAGAAGTTGGTTCTCTCCATGATTTTACTTCCAAAGGCCACAGCGAAAATTGACTAAGCTACATGATGGGGCAGCAAAAATGTTGGTGGGTAGCGAGAATATTCGATTTCATGCATGACCCTAAACAGTACATTTGAACATAAATGATATGCTGTTGCTATCAGGGACATAAATGATATGCTGTTGCTATCACTTGACTGGCGCAATTAGAAGACGGTGGAGAGATAATTGAGTCATAAGACTAATTTaaggtgtgtttggttggagaggataggaaatagtagaaaaatagaaaagtgggaggatagaaaatattttaattttcttcttttttgtttggttgggagtgaaaaattggaaagatggaaaaaatgagttcgtatatatttattcatatacatttgttaaaaaatgatagccaattataaaaaatatcatttctaattaaacaaaaagaaaaaagccaaCTGACTTTGCCCATGTGCATtgcaattttgtcattttaccATCAAACTCTCCGCACCcggttttctctccattttggagatACAAATTTTGTGTGGGCCTAAGTGGAAAATGCCTAGCCCCTCCAGAAAAATTTCTCTCCCTCCCCCCTTACCAAACAACACCCTTCCCCATTTTTTCTcgtattttctttcttcttcttcttcttcttctttttttcatccctCCTATTTCACCTCctaccaaacacacccttaaagTAGCAGTTATAATAAGTAGATTATCTTAATTCTTGATTGAATAAATcataattaagaaagaaaataaacaaaataaaatgttttaattgaTTAATCACTCTTCTCCATTCTGCCTCTGGCATTAATTAAGTAAAGATTTTTGAAGGAACATCTTTGAGAAAAAGAGATGGAGGGATTAGGGTCCTCTAAGATTCTTAGGTTACGTAATTTCacatttgagtttttaaaatcatatttatctattttgaaaTTAGTAAATTAGATTTTGTCACATCACTAACATTTAACCATCATCATTTTGGTAGTTATTAAATTATTGCCACATCCACTCCTTCACCATCCTTGAACTTATGTTGCCCAAGTATAAGAGCGTCCGCAATAAGCCCAACAAAATCATTTTTCCCAAATTTTAGTGAGTAAAACAGTAAAACTGCCTTTTATGGTCTTTAACGAACTCAACTAGTACTGCCTcaacccattttttttttcccaaaatttgTCAAGGCAGATAGACTTTGATTAGATATGTGCTGGGTCTCTAAATCTCTAATGCTTTAAAGTTCTTGAAGGAATTTGCAAGGAAATTGGTAGAAACTAACTTTGTTGGGAGTCATGAAGGTGATGTTAGGAAAAACCATTTTCTGATTGGAACATAATttgcttttcaaaaaaagaagaggagcCGGGTTGTAGCCTTGTAGGACAATGGGACATATGAACAAAGCTTTGTTAGGTAAACAATTTTGGAGGGTTGCTTCTAACCTAAATTATTTGTAATCTAAGTTATCACAGTCCtagaatgtaaaaaaataaatatcttCAATGTTAggatgcttttgtttttgtttttttgcgtGGAAGTTAGTCGACAATGCTTTAACTATCAAAAGTAGAGTAGTGGAACACTCAAAAGTAAAATGGCATTGGCAAAGTGTTGAGGTAATAGAGTACGCATAAATTTCTCTCTAATTTAGAGtggtttataactttatatcaTGAGGTTCTTCCAGTGGCGGCTAGCGGGATCTTCCCCATGCAATCATGAAAAGAACCTAACACCATATACCATCCCTCCATAATTTTTGAAGGGATTTTGCCTAAGGACACATTCACCATGGTTGTAAGGAAAGGTCCTATTGTGTTGCATTAAATGCAAACAAGGATAGGTTGGCCTTAAATTAATACGAGATGTGAATAGAGATGGCCCCTTGTAGATACTTCTCTTTAGGCAAACGTGGTCAGCCATTGTTGATCTTTGTGTGAGCTTCTCTTTTTTGGTCCCAGATAGATCGCTTCAGCTTGAGGGCTTGATCATTTTATGCTGTAGTTCGGCTATACTTGGTTGCTTTGACTGAGGAATTATGTTTGGGGTCTTGATCAGCCTTGTAGCCTTGACCCTTGAGCTTAGAAGAATGTTTACAGTTGGCCAATTGTTGCATGTTTAGGCCTCACCTGTTAGGCTGGATAGAGCTAGGTTTACTCAAATCGAACCCCCTTAGCCAAATCGGAGGATTGCAAGCCCTGAGCTTGTGCAATTTCCCCTtccaatatttaataaataaatttgtacaTACTAATTTTGTTCCTGTGCAATGCATGGCTTGATAAAGATTCAAATATAACTAAAATCTATttctattaactatataaaaagagccaatAGGTTAAGGAATagtaatttttggtttattcaagtTTTGGAATTATGCTACTTTCTAAAGTGGCTTTGGTTTGGTGAGCTaacatttgtttctttttatccCAACTATGCCAGTttgtttgagctttttttttttcttttttttttttaaaatgtggaTTTGGGTTTAAGAGTTGTTATGTTAATACaataaattgtcacaatattttaacaattgttGAGGTATCAAttctttatttatcaaaataaaatatgggTATTGGGCCGTGGGTCACGCCTGAGGGCGTCAAAGAGCTCGATGACAAACAAGTAGTAGTAAAGGCAAGTAGGTCGTCAAACCGAGGACAAGAGCTGGTTAGGACAAGTAGGTGATGTTGTCTGAGGAGACAAACCTCCTCAGGAAACAGAGTGGAAGCCTGAAGTCCGATCACCTAACAAGTATTGGGAAGAGGACAACCATGCTTGGAAGGAGGATAAACTTTGGAGAGAAGAGAGTCAATAGGgaattgagaaatatctgagaataaagctgctaccactgcattgaatgctctgcacctAATCCACcggtcgcattaatgtggaagtgatgCCTGAAGAGTGACTtctagccttacagctacccaccaaaaacttcaagaaggctctgatgggacaaatatcaagGAAATTAGTTACTTGATCAACATGTGGAAGGCTAAGATGAGTGGGGAGGGGGAAggagtataaaagggaaaagatTCCCTTACAGAAAGGGGAtcataaaaagaagagagaaaacctctttgtaaccaagaacttgaatatttatgtaagcctaagaaatatatacaagaacaTACCATTCTCAGACTTGACCAAggagtgtttttcttttcagctTGTTATTTTCGTTCATTCCAAGATTAAACTAACCCGTAATGATTTTTACTAGACTCACTGAACGTTCAATATTAGACCCATtctttaacaaatttattgttgtgGGCCTATTGCGTCATTGTCCAAACCTATTGGGGCTTGAACCGATTCTCGTCCTTACAATtagcaccgtctgtgggaaatttGAACATTCTTGAGCTTGGTAATCATGGTGGGTTCAGAGCCAAACCGAGAAGAATTAGTAGGATCTC
It encodes:
- the LOC142626207 gene encoding cyclin-D1-1-like isoform X2; this translates as MPMSSDYSTPNLYCNEVSDDVVSSNAETCDQDFHATLDFLSDEESSIISVFDSEMDQMLELELLHRLRGNPSIISARKDAVNWMLKVHAYYQFRPETAYLSVNYLDCFLSSHTLPKGKGWPLQLLSVACLALAAKMEETSVPLLLDLQVKEPRFLFKPKTVQRMELFVMSNLKWRLRRTTPFDFVHYFIAKLSCLGSPLKDCSQVFSRASDLIISTCQVIDFLDYPPSSIAAAAVLCATDQYVDDQELGYFHKREFVKKCYNLMKQTKCILAHVKQKKLQPMPPSTVGVTDAAIGISFNVHKTGVTRT
- the LOC142626207 gene encoding cyclin-D4-1-like isoform X1; its protein translation is MAFPYANPRKRLGSASLIGLAYISEPFFRRENQNGDAESLLIHYQLPTMPMSSDYSTPNLYCNEVSDDVVSSNAETCDQDFHATLDFLSDEESSIISVFDSEMDQMLELELLHRLRGNPSIISARKDAVNWMLKVHAYYQFRPETAYLSVNYLDCFLSSHTLPKGKGWPLQLLSVACLALAAKMEETSVPLLLDLQVKEPRFLFKPKTVQRMELFVMSNLKWRLRRTTPFDFVHYFIAKLSCLGSPLKDCSQVFSRASDLIISTCQVIDFLDYPPSSIAAAAVLCATDQYVDDQELGYFHKRVRKEFVKKCYNLMKQTKCILAHVKQKKLQPMPPSTVGVTDAAIGISFNVHKTGVTRT